A stretch of DNA from Channa argus isolate prfri chromosome 7, Channa argus male v1.0, whole genome shotgun sequence:
GTGTCATTTTTCCCAAAATTGTGATGTCATGATATAGCTGTCAAATATAGCTCTCTACAAAAATGTTGCACTGGCTTTCCCAAATTACTACAAAGCCAGGTGAGATTTTTTGCAAGGTgcttttgctgtatttgttgAATGACAATGTTGTACCTGTTATTCATTTCTTCAGATACCTCTACCTAGCGATGTCCCGATACCGATATCTGATCCAAAACTGCTTTTGAGTATGCGTACTTGAGAAAGTTCTGATAGTATCGGGTGGGCTATGTTAGCCTCATGTTGGTTGAGCAGGTAGGCAGAAGTGGAACAATGTTTGTGGTATggagctgttttaagataagTGACAATGATAAACTTAAAGCTGACTGCAAGCTCTCAAGTCTTAAGATCTACTTACTAACCGgcttttttccttcctcattCTATTGAGTCCACATTGCTCTGTGTATAAAAAGCTATTTACTTCCAAATTTGTTTTAACAGAAGAACACATGatcatttctgttcttttaGGATTTGTACAATTGTGTACTTCCAAACTTTCAGTCATCAGGTGTGTGCCCCATTCAGACAGTCAgggactagaaatctgtgacatCTGGGAAAAACCGTGTTtaagtgtgaactgtccagtgtTTAAAAGTCATCGGGTCAATGTATTGGAAAGTGTATTTGTTCTCCTTCTGGGAAAAAGTGGTATCGGGACATTTCTACCGCTATTGCTGTGGAAAATCCTGCATTTAGATATCTGAGGGACTGGAAATCCTGTGATCTGAGTGTGACTCTTAAATATTGGTGAGGCCACATTTCAATTGTCCTCTTGCTCTCAAGAACGattttaacagatttttaaacCTTAAAGTCTTGCAAAATGAAACATGCAGTGTAATGCTGAACTGCATTGTCCTActccttcattttcttttttcttctactATAGCACCCAAATCTCCACCAGAGAAGACACGGTACGACACCTCCTTGGGCCTTTTAACAAAGAAGTTTGTGGACCTTCTTGCACAGTCTTCCGACGGCGTTTTGGACCTAAACCTTGCTGCTGAAACCTTACAGGTCATTTTATATCCACGATGCAAAAAACCTAAAGGTGGCATCTGAAATGTGTCTGTTCAGAGCACGATCATTTTCTGGATGCTTTCAGGGATTGTTATTTGGCTGATGTGGTTGGTAATTAACATCATTAAGTATACCATTACAGCTGTAGCTGACTAGACCTGTATTCTCTACTTTCAGGTGCAAAAAAGGCGGCTGTATGATATCACGAATGTACTAGAAGGTATTCACCtaatcaaaaaaaaatcaaagaacaACATTCAGTGGATGTAAGTAGTTGCGCTTTCTTACATCATCTCCTTCTCGCtccctttctctgcttttattaCTACAAGCTGTAGCCCCAGATACAAAGTCCTTTATAATCAAAATCATTTTTgtcacaaaaacataaactgaGCAGGGTTGTGTGTAAGCATTCATTTTGCAATTTAAAGCTCTTTAAATCCTCAGAAAATCTGATGTCTTAGGCTGGCATTGCAATATATTATGAAGGAATTTGGCCAGCGTATGTTTGCATTCTTTGAGCTGTAAGGCTGAGGAAGGCAGATGGTTGTGTATAAGCTGTTGCCGCAACAAAATATGTGGATATCTGACTGTGCAACACTTTGCTctgcaaatttaaatatatCCTGTTTCATCCATGAATCACTAAGCATATGCAGTTTAGGAATTATGCTTTAGTTTACTACtttattaatgcatttataGATGTGGCTTACATTTGTACATTGGTAAATAAATGCAATCCATATCACTTAACAGAAGTTTTAAATCCCATATCAACTGAAAACCAttgcaaatattgcattatgtacagaaaaaatatttttaacgcTGTTGCGATTTGTTGTCCAACTGCGACTTTCAGATATTGTGTGTATAGGTTATGAACCTGGGAATATATTTTtgccaaaacaaagaaaacactctAATACAATATGTCGTCTTGGGAGATATTAAAAGTACTGAAACGTAAATCTGGCGTACTAAGTTTGTACCAGTTAGAGCAATTGTAAGCAAACTCAGGTTAGATGCTTAGACTGTTTAAGCTTatcttttatatatttgaaaTTATAAGTGAGTAACTGTGAAAGCGAAGACCCTGAGCACGTACTAAATCTTTTTTATTCACTTATGTCACTGTTACTTGCAGGGGCTGCAGTCTGTCTGAGGTAGAGGGAGCACTGAGCCAGAGACAGAGGCTGACAGCAGAAGTTTCTGCACTTGGAGAAGAAGAACAGAGGCTAGAACAACTTATTCAGAGATGCAGCCTGGATGTGAGACACATGAGTGAGCTGCAAAGCAACCAGAAATATCCTTCTCATGTTAAAATTGAAATGATAAATTCATTCAGTTTAGAAAGTAAGCCTTGTTTAAACACAGTCTATTTTCTCTGCTTAACTTAGTAGCATAGTAGTTTGTATATATGTTGCACCAGGCATCAGTTTTAAAGCAGTCACCAGGAGTTTACTATGCATGTGCTGAATCTCTGTGCAAgacctcttttgtttgcacatgAGATGTTTGCCAATAATTGAGCATTATTACAGAAGTTTTTACATTCTTGTGTTGTGTCTTTAACTCCTTCCGCTTCACATATGCATATGTAACATACCAAGACATCAAGCAGCTGGGAAACCTCAGAGACCAGACTGTTATAGTTGTCAAAGCGCCCACAGACACCAAACTAGAAGTACCAGACCCTGATGAGGTatgtatacacatacacagagacattAGCTGGATTTGTTACTGCTGCTCAAATTGATCCTATGCTTCTTGCTCACTTGATTTTACCCAATTATCACCTAGATATTTAAATTCAAGTtaagaggcttttttttttttcctataatgaaaaacacatcGAGACTGTTTTTGATAACAGATTGCATGCAGCTAACCACTAGTAAACACTGACTAGCTTCCTGTTAAACAGCACTGCAGCCTGATCAGTTCAACTATTCTCACTTCCTCTGCAGATTTTATGGGAAGGCTTTAGGGACTGATTGTTTAGAATCTGTAGCAATTAAAATACATAGCCTTAGAGTTCTAAAATCACATGTAAAAATGCAATACCAGTTGGAAAAGATTTAGTGTTTAGCTTAAGTACTTAATTTTCAAGTACATGTATAGATGCTAATACTTTGTATGTATTCTTTAATGGAACATCAATAAAGTTAAGGGCTTCAGACTTTTATCTTTTCCTGAGGTTAGTCCATCAAATCAAGTGAAGTCCTGTTTGTGCTCTGATTTGAACTGATACAGCCAATTATTTCCCCCTCTAGAGTTTGTCCATACATCTGACTAGCACCAAGGGTCCTATAGAAGTCCTCCTGTGCCCAGATGATGAGAATGACCCTAGGAGTCCTGTAAAAAACAATGATGCAGACATCAATGGAAATTCTCCTTTCCTCAAAGTCCTTCAAGGTTTGTGTCATTCATGTATATGGTTTCTTGTAAACAATTTACCAGTTATTGCTTACTTATCTTTATCTaacttgcttttttatttatttatgaacaaGGTAGTTTGCGACGTGGTTCTAAAGCATCTTACTTCCTGTGTGTGGTGGAACTTTTTATTGCACTAAATTTTCTCATGGACAGGATAACACTGCTTTGGTCTGTACCAAATGTAATGGCACAATACTATTTTgctttgaactttttttcccccctaatCCTTAGTACAGAAATAGATGACTTCAAACTAGGAACAGTTGTTCATCTTTACAAAGGCTTAACAAAACTGAAGTGAATTAAAAACTAGGGTTTTGctgatttaagattttttttctataacatGTATAGACAAAAAGAGTGCATTAGTGACAAAAGATGGAACTAAAGAGTGCAATTTTAGCTAAAGTGGTACAAGTGTAACATTGCATGTGACTCCTCTGACTCAAGTGACAAAGTAACTCAACCTGGCTGATTAAGAGTTAATCcaaattgtgaaataaatgcCTGCCTTGTCTCGATGCAGCTGTTGGTTCCAAGCTTGCCTCACTGGTACAAATGAAACTAAACTATCGATGATTAGAACTAGAAAGGTGTTTAGATTCCCATTAGAAATGTGGTTTCCAGTGAAAAATGATATCTGCAATTAACAAGCCCACACAGGTGACTAATAGGGGGTCTTGATTATTTTGGGATGCTAACCAGTTTCCACTTTCTGTCACAGATCCCAGCGGCACCATTGCGTCTCCCACCACCTCCTTGGCTCCACCTTCCTCCACCTCAGCT
This window harbors:
- the LOC137130684 gene encoding transcription factor E2F3-like, whose product is MRRGISSAPDKVILAGVGGSPLDNNIILTTLSDRLNPGQSNATFIQIITTPPPCNVTQTSNVCLPEPQINNIYTTPQQAAANGAGQRPALGRPPAKRRLALDDSDHQYQSEPARTPRGRGAAAANGTRLKTPRTPKSPPEKTRYDTSLGLLTKKFVDLLAQSSDGVLDLNLAAETLQVQKRRLYDITNVLEGIHLIKKKSKNNIQWMGCSLSEVEGALSQRQRLTAEVSALGEEEQRLEQLIQRCSLDVRHMSELQSNQKYAYVTYQDIKQLGNLRDQTVIVVKAPTDTKLEVPDPDESLSIHLTSTKGPIEVLLCPDDENDPRSPVKNNDADINGNSPFLKVLQDPSGTIASPTTSLAPPSSTSAVSVTTLSPISSPYTSLLQQTEDQIPSSLGPFLNLGPPIVDQDDYLLGLGDDQGISDLFDAYDFDKMPSCLDDLLCS